In the genome of Afipia felis ATCC 53690, the window AAAAATCGTCAGCCGGATCGCGGAATCCGCCGCCGCGCGTTCACACAAAGCGTTGGCGATGTGATTGGCCTTGCCGAGCCCGAGCGGCAGGCCGACCACCAACCTGGAGCCGCAATCGCACAGGATCGCATCCGCGAGCGTGTGGGCGTCGGAATAGACCCTCGACATGCTCTTTTGCCCCGCCATTCCGTACCGCCGCGCTCGGGGCCGACTGTCATCACCCGTGCGGTAAGGTCAAGCAAATAAGGCGTTTCTCCCCGTAACGCGGTCGGATTGCCACAGCGGCCAACATTTTCGCGGGACAGTTTGCCGAACCCTTCTCCGGCCAGTATGACTGCCCTTCATGTTGGGGTATCCGCCGTCGCGGGACTTTTCTGATCGGGCGTCATGATTCGTTGGCATTCACGGCAGCGTTACGGAGCGGTGACGGCCCTGTTGCTGCTCGGCGCGGCGACAGGCCCTCGGTCTGCGTCCGGCGAAACGCTGCAGGACGCGCTGGTGAAGGCCTACCAGTCCAGTCCGCAGTTGAATGCCTCCCGCGCCCAGCAGCGCGCCACCGACGAAAACGTCCCGCAAGCACTTTCGGGCTACCGGCCGCAGATCATCGCAAGCCTGTCGGCTGGCCTGCAGACGGTGCGCAACACCCTGCCCGACAACGCCGTCCAGACCCAGAGCCAGAAACCCTGGCAGATCGGCGTCACCGTCACGCAGACGCTATTTAACGGCTTCAAGACCTCGTCGAGCGTACGGGTCGCCGAATTCCAAGTGTTGTCGGGACGCGAGGCGCTGCGCAACACCGGCCAGGGCGTGCTACTCGATGCCGTGACCGCTTACATGAACGTGATCGCCAATCAGGCGCTGGTCGAGACCCAGAAACTCAACGTGCAATTCCTGCGCGAGACGCTCGGCGTTGCCCGCACCCGTCTCGCGGCGGGCGATGTCACACCGACCGACACTGCGCAGGCCGAGGCCCGCCTCAGTCGCGGACTTGCCGACCTGAATGCGGCTCAGGTCGCGCTTCAGGTCAGCGAGGCGACCTACGCGCAGGTGATCGGCTCCCCACCCGGCCATCTTGTGGCCGCGCCCACGGTTGACCGCTTCATTCCGCACACCCAGCAGGCATCGATCGATCTCGCCATCAAGCAGAACCCGGCGGTGATCGCGGCGAGCTACGATGTCGACGTCGCGACCACCACGATCAGTGTCGCGGAATCCAGCCTGATGCCGCAAGTCACCGTGCAAGGCAACGTGCTGCGCCAGTCAGACGGCGACCCCTATCTCAGCGTGAAACGCTCCGATCAGGCCAGCGTCACCGGCCAGCTCACGATGCCGATCTATGACGGCGGCCTTGCTGCGTCGCAGACGCGCCAGTCGAAAGAACTGGCGATGCAGAGCCGTCAGGTTCTGGAGCAGGTCCGTAATCAGGCGCGCACCGCGGCCCTCAGCGCGTTCATCACCAATGAGGGTGCCAAGATCGCCCTCTCCGCCGCGGAAAGCGAAGTGAAGGCTGCAACGGTCGCGCTTGGGGGCGTCCAGCGCGAGGCCAAGGCAGGTCAGCGCACCACGCTTGATGTGCTGAACGCGCAAGCCGATCTCACCGCCGCGCGCAGCCGCCAGATCTTGAGCCAGCGCGATCGCGTGATCGCCTCCTACACGCTGCTCAGCGCCATCGGCAAACTCGATGTCCGTACGCTGGGCCTCAACACGCCGGATTACCTGCCCGAGGTGCACTACCATCAGGTGCGCGACGCCTGGCACGGCCTGCGCACGCCGTCCGGGCAGTAATTTATGCTTTCTCGCGTCCCCGCCGCGAGAACAGCAGGATCAGCACCGGCAGTGTGATCAGGATCACGAACGGCGCGAGTGCCATACCGGACACCACGACCAGTGCCAGCGGCTTCTGCACCTGCGAGCCGATACCCGTCGACATCGCGGCGGGCAATAGTCCGATGCCTGCGACAGCGCAGGTCATCAGCACCGGCCGCATCTGCAATTCACCGGTACGGATCACCGCCTTGAAGCGGTCGAAACCTTCGTCGATCAACTGATTGTACTGCGACAGGATGATGATGCCGTCCATGACGGCGACGCCGAACAGCGCGATGAAGCCGATCGCCGCCGATACGCTGAATGGCACGCCGCTGAGCAACAGGCCGAGAACGCCGCCCAGCACAGCCATCGGGATCACGCTCATCGCGAGCATGGTATCGACCATCGAGCCGAAATTGAACCACAGCAGCACCGCGATCAGCGCCAGGCTGATCGGCACCACGACCGACAGCCGCTTGATCGCGTCCTGCAGATTGCCGAACTCGCCGACCCATTCCATATGCGTGCCCGACGGCAGCTTCACCTCGGCTGCCACCTTCTCCTGCGCTTCGCGGATGGCGCTACCGAGATCACGCTCACGGACCGAGAACTTGATCGGCAGATAGCGTTCCTGCTGCTCGCGATAGATGTAGGCCGCGCCGGAGACGAGCTTAATGGTCGCGACCTCGCTCAGTGGAATCTGCGTGATGCCATTCGGACCCTGTGCGGCGATGCGCAGGTTCTGGATGCTCTCGGCGCTCTTGCGATATTCCGGTGCGAGGCGGACGATGATCGGGAAATGTCGGTCGCTGCCCGGCTCGTACAGATCGCCGGCGCTGTCGCCGCCGATGGCGACGCGGATGGTCGCATTGATGTCACCCGGCGACAGCCCGTAGCGCGCCGCGCGAACGCGGTCGACGTCGATCTGGATCGTCGGCTGGCCGAGCGAGGTGAACACCGACAGGTCGGTGATGCCCCGCACCGTCGCCAGCACCGATTTGATCTTGTTGGCCGTCTCGGTGAGTTCGACGAGATCGTTGCCGTAGAGCTTGATCGAGTTCTCACCCTTCACGCCCGACACTGCTTCGGCGACGTTGTCCTGCAGATACTGCGAGAAGTTGAATTCGACGCCGGGGAATTTTGCGTGAAGCTGCTCGAGCAGCTCCGTGGTGATCTTGTCCTTGTCGTGCGTTCCGGGCCACTGGCTGACAGGCTTGAGCGGCGCAAAAAACTCCGCATTGAAGAAGCCCGCCGCGTCGGTGCCGTCATCCGGACGACCGTGCTGCGACACCACCGACTGCACTTCCGGCCGTGCGGCGATCAGGCGCCGCATCTCGTTGACGTAGGTATTGCCCGCTTCAAGAGAGATGGTGGACGGCAGCGTGGCGCGAATCCACAGATTGCCCTCCTCGAGCTTCGGCAGGAATTCCAGCCCCAGCATCCGGATCGAAACAAAGGTCAGAAGCAGCAGCACGCCCGCCGTGGTAATCACGTATTTCGTGTGCGCCACCGACCATTTCAGCAGCGGCACGTAGCGCGCATGCAGCCATCGCACCACGCGGGTTTCAACCTCGCGAACATGCGCGGGCAGGATAATAGCGCTCAGCGCTGGCGTCACGGTGAAGGTCGCCAGCAACCCGCCGACCAGCGCATAGGCATAAGTCCGCGCCATCGGGCCGAAGATGTTGCCTTCGACTCCGCTCAGCGTGAACAGCGGCAGGAACGCGGCGATAATGATCGCCGCCGCGAAGAAGATCGAGCGCGACACGTCGGCGGCTGCGCTGAAAATCCCGTGGCTCTTCATGCCCATCATGGTCTCGGGCGACATCGCCTGCTCTTCTGTCGACGACAGCTCGGTGATGTTCGACAGCCGCCGGAAGATCGCCTCCACCATGATGACGGTGCCATCCACGATCAGGCCGAAGTCGATCGCGCCGACCGACAGCAGATTGGCGGATTCTCCTCGCAGCACAAGAATGATGACAGCGAAGAACAACGCGAACGGAATCGTCGCGCCGACAATCAGCGCGCTGCGCAGATCGCCGAGGAACAGCCATTGCAGCAGCACGATCAAGATGATGCCGACTACCATGTTGTGCAGAACGGTCGCGGTGGTGATGTCGATCAGGTCCTGGCGGTCGTAGATGCGCTCAATCCGCACGCCGGGCGGCAGGATATTTGAGGTGTTGATCTTCTCCACCGCATCCACGACCCGCGCGATGGTCGGCGAGCTTTTCTCGCCGCGTCGCATCAGCACAATGCCCTGCACGATGTCGTCGGCCTCGTTCATGCCGGCAATGCCAAGCCGCGGCTTGTAGCCGATCTCGACCTTGGCCACGTCCTTCACCAGGATTGGATTGCCGCCGCTTTGCGAGATCATGGTGTTGGCGAGATCGTCCACCGAGCGGATCAAGCCGACACCGCGCACCACGGCCGACTGCGCGCCTATATTGATGGTGTTGCCGCCAACGTTAATGTTGGCGTTGCTGACCGCCTGCAGGAGTTGCGGCAGCGACAGGCCCGCTGCCGCTAGCTTATTGAAATCGACCTGCAACTCGTAGGTCTTGGTCTTGCCGCCCCAGCCGGTGACGTCGATTACGCCCGGTATCGAACGGAAGCGCCGCTGCAGGACCCAGTCCTGCAGCGTCTTGAGGTCGAGCACGCTGTAATTCGGCGGCCCGACGAGACGATAGCGGTAGATTTCGCCGACCGCACTCAACGGCGAAATCGAAGGCTGCGCCCCGCCCGGAAGCGGCGGCAGTTGCGACAGCCGGTTCAGCACCTGCTGCAGGGCCTCGTCATAGGTGTAGTCGAACGAGAACTGCAGTTTGACGTCGGACAGTCCGTAAAGCGAGATCGTGCGAATGACGCGCAGGTTCTTGATGCCCGCCACCTGCGTCTCGATCGGAATCGTGATGTAGCGTTCGATCTCCTCGGCCGACATGCCCGAGCTTTGGGTGACGACGTCGACCATCGGAGCGGTCGGATCGGGATAGGCTTCGATGTTGAGTTGGTTGAACGCGATCAGACCGCCGACGACGATCGCGGCGAAAATGCCGAGAATGAGAAAGCGGCGCTCAACGGCAAAGGCAACGAGACGGTCGATCAAGCCAGCGCCCCTCGAACGAACACCGCCCGCAAACGGTCAGCACCGGCTTCAGGCCAGCCGCGGACGCTTCGGTTTTGCCACAGCCCGCGGCATCGGGTGATCGCCTGCGCCATCATTAGCTGCCGGACGCCGCGCGGTCGATGAACAACCCGCCCTTGACGACGACCTGCTCGCCGGGCCGGAGGTTTTCCGTCACCTCGACGAGATTGCCACTGGACAGGCCGACCTTCACCGGACGAAGTTCGATGGTCTTGTTCTCGTGGGCAATCCAGAGGCGAACGTTATCGGCCTCATAGATCAAGGCCTGCTTCGGCACGGCCACCGCCGGATGGTCGCCCGGCGAGAAGATCGTGACGTTGGCGAACATTTCCGGCTTCAGGCTCGCGTCGGAATTGTCGATGGTCGCGCGGATGGTCAGACGCCGCGTGGTCGGATCAATCGCGGTCGCGACGTAGTTGATCCGCGCGGTACGCGAACGCCCCGGCGACGCCAGCACGGTGAAGGAGACGTCCTGTCCCACCGCGACATCGTCGGCATCCGCCTCGCGGACGTAACCGACCAGCCACACGGTGGAGAGATCACCGATCACGAAAACAGGATCGGTCGCACCCGCATTGATATACTGCCCCGGCCCGGCCTTGCGCTGGACCACGGTGCCCGCGATCGGCGCGACGACGGTCATTTCTGGGTTGATGCGTCCCTTGTTCTGGAAGGAGGCGATGGCGTCATCGTTCAAGCCGAGAATCTTCAGGCGATTGCGCGCCGCCTCCAGCGCGGTTTGCGCCGAACGCATGTCGTTGTCCGCCTGAATCTCGGCCGCCTGCGCGGACTGGTAATCCTTCAGCGGAACTGCCTTGCCCTCGAACAACTCCTTGGCGCGCTTGCCTTGCGTCTGCGCGAGGTCGAGTGCGGAACGCGCCTTGTTGGTCGCCGTCAGCGCGGCGATAAAATCGTTCTGGGCCTGCACGGTATCGGTGGCCTCGAGCAGGAACAATGGCTGTCCCTGCTCGACATGCTCGCCCGCGCGCACCAGTAGTTTCGTCACCCGCCCCGTATAGGGCGAGAACACCTGGGTGGAGCGATCCTCATCGATGGAAATCTTGCCTTCGGTGACGTGCTCGGCGCGGAAGACTTTCTGCATCGCGGGCGCCACCGTCAGGCTCGCCCATTCCACGTCCGTCGGCTTGTAGCGGGTCGGGTCGCGCACCGCGCTGCTGGAAATATCGGACAGCTGCGGAGTCGGAGCCAGCAGATAGGAGCCGCCATAAATCGCAACACCTGCGACCAGCACGGCACATGCGCCGAACAGCGCCCTCTTGCGGCCAATCCGGGCCATGATGTCCTTCAAGGAAGGGCGTTGATCCAACACGCGAACGATCCCGTGAAAGAGGAGACGAAACAGCCATCATCCATGGCACAAAGGTCACAACCCGGTGATGACGGTATCCCGCCAACCCTGGCCGTCTATAGGGCCGGTTTTGGCTTGTCGACAATCCAAAACATCGCAGCCAGGCGGAATTCCGATCACTTCTTCGATTATGTGTTAATTCCGCTCCACAGAAAGACCGGCGGAGCCTTCAATCCCCTGAAAAAACGACGATTTCGGCCGATTCACGCGGGCAGCCGCGTTTCCACCAGCCGGACCCAGTATGACGTGCCGAAAACGGCCGCCTCGTCGTTGAAGTCGAAGGCCGGGTGGTGCCAGCCCGCGCTGTCGCCGTTGCCGAGAAAGATGAAGGCCCCCGGACGCGCCTGCAGCATGAAAGCGAAGTCCTCCGCCCCCATCAAAGGCGGCATATCGCGGCTGACGCGCTCCCGCCCGGCCACCTCGTCCGCCACCTGCGCTGCGATCTCGGTCTGGCCGGCATGGTTGACCAACACTGGATAGCCGCGCCGATACTGCACGGCGATCTTCGCCCCGGTCAGCGTGGCGATGCCGGCCGCAACCTCACGGATCCGCTTTTCGACCAGATCGCGCATCTGCGGCGTCAACGTGCGCACCGTCCCGATCAGCGTCGCGGTCTGCGGGATGACGTTGCGCGCATCACCTGCCTTGAACTGGCAGATCGAAATCACCACCGACTCCAGCGGATCGGCAGACCGCGAGACGATCGATTGCAGGGCGACGATCAGTTGCGAGCCGGCCAACACCGGGTCGATCGTCTTATGCGGCGCAGCAGCATGACCGCCGATGCCTTCGATCTCGATGTCGACATGATCGGTCGACGCCATGGCCGGGCCGGCGCGCAGCGCGAACGTGCCGACCGCCATGCCGGGCGCGTTGTGCATCCCATAAATCTCGTCAAACTCGTATTTGTCCGCCAGCCCGTCGTCGAGCATCGCCGCAGCACCGGCGCCGCCTTCTTCGGCAGGCTGAAACACCACCACGGCCTCGCCCGCGAAATTCCGCGTCTCGGCGAGATAGCGCGCCGCACCGAGCAGCATCGCGGTGTGGCCGTCATGGCCGCAGGCATGCATCCGGCCCGGCACGGTCGAGCGATACGGCGCGCCGGTTTCCTCTTCGATCGGCAGCGCATCCATGTCGGCGCGCAAGGCGACGGCCTTGATGCCGTCACCCTGCGCAGGCTTGCGGCCCTTGATGCGTCCGACCACGCCGGTGCGGCCGATGCCGGTCGCCACCTCGTCGCAGCCGAATTCGCGCAACTTCGCGGCGACGAAATCGGCCGTCCGATGCACCTCGTACATCAACTCGGGATGCGCATGCAGTTCGCGCCGCCACGCGGTAATGTCGGGCTGGAATTCGGAGATGCGATTGACGATCGGCATTCGGCGAACCTGAAAAGAGTGCGATGCACAAGGCTAACATGGCAGCGCCTCTGGCTCAAAGTGCAATGGCGGCGCGCCGGTCAGCGCGTTAAGACCGATTGACGCTTCAAAATGCCGAAGGCTCCGCCCATGACCGATCTGCTCGAAGGTGACTATGACTATATTGTCGTAGGCGCCGGCACTGCCGGCTGCATTGTCTCCAACCGATTGTCCGCCGATCCGAAAAACCGGGTGCTAACGCTGGAAGCCGGCGGCAACGACAACTGGATCTGGTTTCACATTCCCGTCGGCTATCTGTTCGCCATCGGCAACCCGCGCTCCGACTGGATGTTTCGCACCGAACCCGAGCCCGGCCTCAACGGCCGCTCGCTGCATTATCCGCGCGGCAAGGTGATCGGCGGCTGCTCGGCGATCAACGCGATGGTATCGATGCGCGGACAGGCCGCGGACTACGATCACTGGCGCCAGCTCGGCCTCAATGGCTGGGGCTGGGAGGATGTCCTGAAGTCGTTCAAGTCGCTCGAGGATCATTATCTCGGCGAGACCGAACATCACGGCGCGGGCGGTGGATGGCGGATCGAGCCGCCGCGCATTTCATGGGACGTGCTCGACGCCATTGCCGCCGCCGCGGAGCAGATGGGCATCCGCAAGATTCCCGACTTCAACACCGGCGACAACGAAGGCTCCAGCTACTTTCAGGTCAACCAGAAGCGCGGGCGGCGCTGGTCGTCGGCGCGCGGCTTCCTCAAGCCCGCACTGCACCGCCCCAATCTGCGACTCGAAACCAACGTGCTGGTCGAAAAACTCATCGTCGAAAACGGCCGTGCCGTCGGCGTGCGATACAGTCGCGACGGCAAGACCTTCGAGGCGCGCGCCAAAGGCGAGGTCATCCTCACTTCCGGCTCGATCGGCTCGGTACAAATCCTGCATCGCTCCGGCATCGGACCGCGCGAATGGCTGGAGCCGCTCGGCATCGACATCGTTCTCGACCGTCAGGGCGTCGGGCGAAACCTGCAGGATCATCTGCAGCAGCGCGCGATCTACAAGGTCACCGGCATCAAGACGCTCAACGAAGTCTATGCCTCGCTGATACAGCGTGCGTGGATGGGCATCGACTACGCGCTACGTCGGCGCGGGCCGTTGACGATGGCGCCCTCGCAGCTCGGAATCTTCACGCGCTCAAGTCCCGAACACGAGCGCGCCAACATCCAGTTTCACGCGCAGCCGCTCTCGCTCGACA includes:
- a CDS encoding efflux RND transporter periplasmic adaptor subunit; the encoded protein is MARIGRKRALFGACAVLVAGVAIYGGSYLLAPTPQLSDISSSAVRDPTRYKPTDVEWASLTVAPAMQKVFRAEHVTEGKISIDEDRSTQVFSPYTGRVTKLLVRAGEHVEQGQPLFLLEATDTVQAQNDFIAALTATNKARSALDLAQTQGKRAKELFEGKAVPLKDYQSAQAAEIQADNDMRSAQTALEAARNRLKILGLNDDAIASFQNKGRINPEMTVVAPIAGTVVQRKAGPGQYINAGATDPVFVIGDLSTVWLVGYVREADADDVAVGQDVSFTVLASPGRSRTARINYVATAIDPTTRRLTIRATIDNSDASLKPEMFANVTIFSPGDHPAVAVPKQALIYEADNVRLWIAHENKTIELRPVKVGLSSGNLVEVTENLRPGEQVVVKGGLFIDRAASGS
- a CDS encoding TolC family outer membrane protein; this translates as MIRWHSRQRYGAVTALLLLGAATGPRSASGETLQDALVKAYQSSPQLNASRAQQRATDENVPQALSGYRPQIIASLSAGLQTVRNTLPDNAVQTQSQKPWQIGVTVTQTLFNGFKTSSSVRVAEFQVLSGREALRNTGQGVLLDAVTAYMNVIANQALVETQKLNVQFLRETLGVARTRLAAGDVTPTDTAQAEARLSRGLADLNAAQVALQVSEATYAQVIGSPPGHLVAAPTVDRFIPHTQQASIDLAIKQNPAVIAASYDVDVATTTISVAESSLMPQVTVQGNVLRQSDGDPYLSVKRSDQASVTGQLTMPIYDGGLAASQTRQSKELAMQSRQVLEQVRNQARTAALSAFITNEGAKIALSAAESEVKAATVALGGVQREAKAGQRTTLDVLNAQADLTAARSRQILSQRDRVIASYTLLSAIGKLDVRTLGLNTPDYLPEVHYHQVRDAWHGLRTPSGQ
- a CDS encoding efflux RND transporter permease subunit gives rise to the protein MDRLVAFAVERRFLILGIFAAIVVGGLIAFNQLNIEAYPDPTAPMVDVVTQSSGMSAEEIERYITIPIETQVAGIKNLRVIRTISLYGLSDVKLQFSFDYTYDEALQQVLNRLSQLPPLPGGAQPSISPLSAVGEIYRYRLVGPPNYSVLDLKTLQDWVLQRRFRSIPGVIDVTGWGGKTKTYELQVDFNKLAAAGLSLPQLLQAVSNANINVGGNTINIGAQSAVVRGVGLIRSVDDLANTMISQSGGNPILVKDVAKVEIGYKPRLGIAGMNEADDIVQGIVLMRRGEKSSPTIARVVDAVEKINTSNILPPGVRIERIYDRQDLIDITTATVLHNMVVGIILIVLLQWLFLGDLRSALIVGATIPFALFFAVIILVLRGESANLLSVGAIDFGLIVDGTVIMVEAIFRRLSNITELSSTEEQAMSPETMMGMKSHGIFSAAADVSRSIFFAAAIIIAAFLPLFTLSGVEGNIFGPMARTYAYALVGGLLATFTVTPALSAIILPAHVREVETRVVRWLHARYVPLLKWSVAHTKYVITTAGVLLLLTFVSIRMLGLEFLPKLEEGNLWIRATLPSTISLEAGNTYVNEMRRLIAARPEVQSVVSQHGRPDDGTDAAGFFNAEFFAPLKPVSQWPGTHDKDKITTELLEQLHAKFPGVEFNFSQYLQDNVAEAVSGVKGENSIKLYGNDLVELTETANKIKSVLATVRGITDLSVFTSLGQPTIQIDVDRVRAARYGLSPGDINATIRVAIGGDSAGDLYEPGSDRHFPIIVRLAPEYRKSAESIQNLRIAAQGPNGITQIPLSEVATIKLVSGAAYIYREQQERYLPIKFSVRERDLGSAIREAQEKVAAEVKLPSGTHMEWVGEFGNLQDAIKRLSVVVPISLALIAVLLWFNFGSMVDTMLAMSVIPMAVLGGVLGLLLSGVPFSVSAAIGFIALFGVAVMDGIIILSQYNQLIDEGFDRFKAVIRTGELQMRPVLMTCAVAGIGLLPAAMSTGIGSQVQKPLALVVVSGMALAPFVILITLPVLILLFSRRGREKA
- a CDS encoding GMC family oxidoreductase is translated as MTDLLEGDYDYIVVGAGTAGCIVSNRLSADPKNRVLTLEAGGNDNWIWFHIPVGYLFAIGNPRSDWMFRTEPEPGLNGRSLHYPRGKVIGGCSAINAMVSMRGQAADYDHWRQLGLNGWGWEDVLKSFKSLEDHYLGETEHHGAGGGWRIEPPRISWDVLDAIAAAAEQMGIRKIPDFNTGDNEGSSYFQVNQKRGRRWSSARGFLKPALHRPNLRLETNVLVEKLIVENGRAVGVRYSRDGKTFEARAKGEVILTSGSIGSVQILHRSGIGPREWLEPLGIDIVLDRQGVGRNLQDHLQQRAIYKVTGIKTLNEVYASLIQRAWMGIDYALRRRGPLTMAPSQLGIFTRSSPEHERANIQFHAQPLSLDKFGDPLHAFPAITLSACNLRPTSRGEIRLRSADPIAKPIIAPHYLSTDEDRKVAADAIRVTRKIMKQSAMAPYQPEEYLPGPTVGDDDASLAKAAGDIGTTIFHPVGTAKMGLPSDPLAVVDERLRFFGIERLRVIDASVMPTITSGNTNTPTAMIAEKGSSFILADNR
- a CDS encoding M20 aminoacylase family protein translates to MPIVNRISEFQPDITAWRRELHAHPELMYEVHRTADFVAAKLREFGCDEVATGIGRTGVVGRIKGRKPAQGDGIKAVALRADMDALPIEEETGAPYRSTVPGRMHACGHDGHTAMLLGAARYLAETRNFAGEAVVVFQPAEEGGAGAAAMLDDGLADKYEFDEIYGMHNAPGMAVGTFALRAGPAMASTDHVDIEIEGIGGHAAAPHKTIDPVLAGSQLIVALQSIVSRSADPLESVVISICQFKAGDARNVIPQTATLIGTVRTLTPQMRDLVEKRIREVAAGIATLTGAKIAVQYRRGYPVLVNHAGQTEIAAQVADEVAGRERVSRDMPPLMGAEDFAFMLQARPGAFIFLGNGDSAGWHHPAFDFNDEAAVFGTSYWVRLVETRLPA